One genomic segment of Amycolatopsis granulosa includes these proteins:
- a CDS encoding ionic transporter y4hA, giving the protein MGARIRSLLTDWTVLGPSVAVVALLLSWNRALPLLLVIVVALCLAAAVLAAVHHAEVVAHRVGEPFGSLVLAVAVTVIEVALIVTLMADGGAKGATLARDTVFAAVMITCNGILGLSLLIGALRHRVAVFNAEGAGAALATVATLATLSLVLPTFTTSRPGPEFSPAQLAFAGVASLVLYGLFVAMQTYRHRDYFLPVKQGADEHADPPAPGAAWFSLVFLLIALVAVVGDAKVVSPAIEKGVDDAGLPHAVVGVVIALLVLLPETLAAVRAANRDRIQTSLNLALGSAMASIGLTIPVIALASIWLPGPLVLGLGSTHLVLLALTVVTGVLTVVPGRATPLQGGVHLALLASFIFLAVNP; this is encoded by the coding sequence GTGGGCGCCCGCATTCGATCTCTGCTGACCGACTGGACCGTCCTGGGCCCGTCGGTGGCCGTCGTCGCCCTGCTGCTCAGCTGGAACCGGGCACTGCCGTTGCTGCTCGTCATCGTGGTCGCGCTCTGCCTGGCCGCGGCCGTCCTGGCGGCGGTGCACCACGCGGAGGTCGTGGCCCACCGGGTCGGTGAACCGTTCGGGTCGCTCGTGCTGGCCGTCGCCGTCACGGTGATCGAAGTCGCGTTGATCGTCACCCTGATGGCCGATGGCGGGGCGAAGGGTGCCACCCTGGCGCGGGACACCGTGTTCGCCGCGGTGATGATCACCTGCAACGGCATCCTCGGACTGTCGCTGCTGATCGGCGCGCTGCGGCACCGGGTCGCGGTGTTCAACGCCGAAGGCGCCGGGGCCGCACTGGCGACGGTCGCGACGCTGGCCACGCTGAGCCTGGTCCTGCCGACCTTCACGACCAGCCGTCCCGGTCCGGAGTTCTCGCCCGCGCAACTGGCCTTCGCCGGCGTGGCCTCGCTCGTGTTGTACGGCCTGTTCGTCGCCATGCAGACCTACCGCCACCGCGACTACTTCCTCCCCGTCAAGCAGGGCGCCGATGAGCACGCCGACCCGCCCGCCCCGGGCGCGGCCTGGTTCAGCCTGGTCTTCCTGCTGATCGCGCTCGTGGCGGTGGTCGGTGACGCGAAGGTCGTGTCCCCGGCGATCGAAAAGGGCGTCGACGACGCCGGCCTGCCGCACGCGGTGGTGGGTGTGGTGATCGCTCTGCTCGTCCTGCTGCCGGAAACCCTCGCCGCGGTGCGGGCCGCCAACCGCGACCGGATCCAGACCAGCCTCAACCTGGCGCTCGGCTCGGCGATGGCCAGCATCGGCCTGACCATCCCGGTGATCGCCCTCGCCTCGATCTGGCTCCCCGGCCCGCTGGTGCTCGGGCTCGGCAGCACCCACCTGGTGCTGCTCGCGCTCACCGTGGTGACCGGCGTGCTGACCGTGGTGCCCGGCCGTGCCACCCCCCTGCAGGGCGGCGTCCACCTCGCCCTGCTCGCGAGCTTCATCTTCCTGGCCGTCAACCCCTGA
- a CDS encoding helix-turn-helix transcriptional regulator, translating to MSATLPPQLTPFVGREVELAALTAELAAHRLVTVAGPGGCGKTRLALRVAESHDEVRWADLTATSDPAVVPKLLAEATGTLRTPDHGSLARQIGDRRMLVCLDNCEHVLTAAAEAAVELVSGCPNVTVLATSREPLGVPGERIWRVPSLSSADAVALFRARSGTGETAATSVLCARLDGIPLAIELAAAWSGTLSVPEILDGLDDRFALLVRGPRGVAARHQTLAASMAWSHDLLSDADRVLFRRLGVCTGGFTLGAATGVSGLPRTDVRAGLGRLVDTSLVIADTTGAVTRYRMLETIRQYALARLVSSGEEDEIRGRHLGTFLAIVEEAEPLLETDKDAWRAAVGPDQENLHAAIEYGLAADPGRGRRLAAGLAWLWHLNGRGHEGMTLLRRALDRGPDGTELQARLLTGLALVADTTQQLGPDHDATRAALAIVPDDGLATLLAALGELMRDFAAATRLAERARSAHGGFVRDGATALLGIIAHLRDDHAAAVPLLETAVAGLLPRGDRGVASTALSFLASSALYTGHLTRARELAAEGVRVARPLEDYHRIGSATSVLAMIEGTAGNLTAAAAALDPMVRLVEGAGSAPFVPGLAVAKGYLHLWSGEPCEAIGWFRRERTPPALVGLAEALRLTGDREAAAAVAGDALGAARQAGMPRVVADALEQSAFLTGSADLHHEALAIRVEHGLWWCCLSSLAALSTEDEPLRQAVERAKRDLGLPHGPVPGNAMPLEDAIGYARRARGRRGRPASGWASLTPTEESVVRLAVQGLNNPEIGARLFMSRSTVKTHLSHIYAKLGVTNRTELAAQAAAQPMT from the coding sequence ATGTCAGCCACCCTGCCGCCGCAGCTCACCCCGTTCGTCGGGCGGGAGGTGGAGCTGGCCGCGCTCACCGCGGAACTCGCCGCGCACCGGCTGGTGACCGTGGCGGGTCCGGGCGGCTGCGGCAAGACCCGGCTGGCCTTGCGGGTGGCCGAGTCCCACGACGAGGTCCGCTGGGCCGACCTCACCGCCACCTCCGATCCGGCCGTCGTGCCGAAACTCCTGGCCGAGGCGACCGGCACCCTCCGCACCCCGGACCACGGCTCGCTGGCCCGGCAGATCGGCGACCGCCGGATGCTCGTGTGCCTGGACAACTGCGAGCACGTCCTCACCGCCGCTGCCGAAGCCGCCGTGGAGCTCGTCAGCGGCTGCCCGAACGTCACCGTCCTGGCCACCAGCCGGGAGCCGCTGGGCGTGCCCGGGGAACGGATCTGGCGGGTGCCCTCCCTCAGCTCCGCTGACGCCGTCGCCCTGTTCCGCGCCCGGTCCGGCACGGGCGAAACCGCGGCGACGAGCGTCCTGTGCGCCCGGCTGGACGGGATCCCGCTGGCGATCGAGCTCGCCGCCGCCTGGTCCGGGACCCTGTCCGTCCCGGAGATCCTCGACGGTCTCGACGACCGGTTCGCCCTGCTCGTGCGCGGCCCGCGCGGGGTGGCGGCGCGGCACCAGACGCTCGCGGCGTCCATGGCCTGGAGCCACGACCTGCTCAGCGACGCCGACCGCGTGCTCTTCCGCCGGCTCGGTGTCTGCACCGGCGGGTTCACCCTCGGTGCGGCCACCGGCGTGTCCGGTCTGCCGCGAACGGACGTGCGCGCCGGGCTCGGCCGGCTGGTCGACACCTCGCTCGTCATCGCGGACACGACGGGCGCTGTCACGCGCTACCGGATGCTGGAGACGATCCGGCAGTACGCCCTCGCCCGGCTGGTGTCCTCGGGCGAGGAGGACGAGATCCGCGGCCGGCACCTCGGCACCTTCCTCGCGATCGTCGAGGAGGCCGAGCCGCTGCTGGAGACCGACAAGGACGCGTGGCGCGCGGCGGTCGGCCCCGATCAGGAGAACCTGCATGCCGCGATCGAGTACGGGCTCGCCGCGGATCCCGGACGCGGGCGGCGGCTCGCCGCGGGGCTGGCCTGGCTGTGGCATCTCAACGGGCGCGGCCACGAGGGCATGACGCTGCTGCGCCGGGCCCTCGACCGCGGCCCGGACGGCACCGAGCTGCAGGCCCGGCTGCTGACCGGCCTCGCCCTCGTCGCCGACACCACCCAGCAGCTGGGCCCGGACCACGATGCGACCCGGGCGGCCCTGGCGATCGTCCCGGACGACGGCCTCGCCACCCTCCTGGCCGCGCTCGGCGAGCTGATGCGGGACTTCGCCGCCGCGACGCGACTCGCCGAGCGGGCCCGCAGCGCCCACGGCGGTTTCGTCCGCGACGGGGCGACCGCGTTGCTGGGCATCATCGCCCACCTGCGGGACGACCACGCGGCCGCGGTTCCGCTGCTGGAGACCGCGGTGGCGGGTCTGCTGCCCCGCGGAGACCGCGGCGTCGCCTCGACCGCGCTGTCCTTCCTCGCGTCGAGCGCCCTCTACACCGGGCACCTCACCCGGGCGCGTGAGCTCGCCGCGGAGGGTGTGCGGGTGGCCCGGCCGCTCGAGGACTACCACCGCATCGGCTCGGCGACGAGCGTCCTCGCGATGATCGAGGGCACGGCGGGGAACCTGACCGCGGCCGCGGCCGCGCTCGACCCGATGGTCCGGCTGGTCGAGGGCGCCGGGTCGGCGCCCTTCGTGCCCGGGCTGGCTGTCGCGAAGGGCTATCTGCACCTGTGGTCGGGCGAGCCGTGCGAGGCGATCGGCTGGTTCCGCCGGGAGCGCACCCCGCCCGCGCTGGTCGGGCTTGCGGAAGCTTTGCGGTTGACCGGGGACCGCGAAGCGGCGGCCGCGGTCGCCGGAGACGCTCTCGGTGCCGCCCGGCAGGCCGGGATGCCGAGAGTGGTCGCGGACGCGCTCGAACAGTCCGCCTTCCTCACCGGTTCGGCGGACCTGCACCACGAGGCGCTGGCGATCCGCGTGGAGCACGGGTTGTGGTGGTGCTGCTTGAGCAGCTTGGCGGCGTTGTCCACCGAGGACGAGCCGCTACGGCAGGCAGTGGAACGCGCGAAGCGGGACCTCGGCCTGCCGCACGGCCCGGTGCCCGGCAACGCGATGCCGCTCGAGGACGCCATCGGCTACGCGCGCCGCGCCCGCGGCAGGCGTGGCCGGCCGGCGAGCGGCTGGGCGAGTCTCACCCCGACCGAGGAGAGTGTGGTGCGCCTGGCCGTGCAGGGCCTGAACAACCCCGAGATCGGGGCGCGGTTGTTCATGAGCCGCAGCACGGTCAAGACGCACCTGTCGCACATCTACGCCAAGCTCGGTGTCACGAACCGGACCGAGCTCGCCGCGCAGGCTGCCGCTCAGCCGATGACGTAG
- a CDS encoding dihydrofolate reductase family protein, which yields MSKVIANMSMSLDGFIADRGDGIDLLFGWMGNGDVEVPTAVEWATFRMSPASAEYMREAMSRVGALIAGRHLYDITHGWGGRHPMGVPVVVVSHSTPDDAPAGFAFVPGIEEAVRVAAERAGDKDVVIASAKIAQQALDAGLLDAIHVDQVPVLLGEGVRWFENLTKAPVRLSNPTVVEGNGVTHLAYDVVR from the coding sequence ATGAGCAAGGTCATCGCCAACATGTCCATGTCCCTCGACGGCTTCATCGCCGACCGCGGCGACGGCATCGACCTGCTGTTCGGCTGGATGGGCAACGGTGACGTCGAGGTGCCCACCGCCGTGGAGTGGGCGACGTTCCGCATGTCACCGGCGAGCGCGGAGTACATGCGCGAAGCGATGTCCCGCGTCGGCGCGCTGATCGCGGGCCGCCACCTCTACGACATCACCCACGGGTGGGGCGGCCGGCACCCGATGGGGGTCCCGGTCGTGGTGGTGTCGCATTCGACACCGGACGACGCTCCGGCGGGTTTCGCGTTCGTGCCCGGCATCGAGGAGGCGGTCCGCGTCGCCGCGGAACGGGCCGGGGACAAGGACGTGGTGATCGCGAGCGCGAAGATCGCCCAGCAGGCACTGGACGCCGGCCTGCTGGACGCCATCCACGTCGACCAGGTGCCGGTGCTGCTCGGCGAGGGCGTGCGCTGGTTCGAGAACCTGACGAAGGCGCCCGTGCGGTTGAGCAACCCCACCGTGGTGGAGGGCAACGGCGTGACGCACCTGGCCTACGACGTCGTGCGGTGA
- a CDS encoding TMEM175 family protein — MSARPKTAERLVFFSDAVVAIALTLLVLPLVDAVPELVDQHRPASDVISQNRWEIFSFLLSFVVIGRQWMSHHHLFEHIKSYNKALVWLNLAWLLTVAVLPFPTELTGAYGNERFTVLFYIGTVFANTLCLTAITLLVRRNSDLMYDTSEINPEWVFNSVGVAIALIAAFALAALVPAVGYFSLFLLFVPPWVARARFRSR; from the coding sequence ATGAGTGCCAGGCCGAAAACAGCCGAGCGCCTGGTCTTCTTCTCCGACGCCGTCGTGGCGATCGCGCTGACCCTGCTGGTCCTGCCCCTCGTCGACGCCGTGCCGGAACTGGTGGACCAGCACCGCCCGGCGTCCGACGTGATCAGCCAGAACCGCTGGGAGATCTTCAGCTTCCTGCTCAGCTTCGTGGTGATCGGCCGGCAGTGGATGAGCCACCATCACCTGTTCGAGCACATCAAGTCGTACAACAAGGCACTCGTATGGCTGAATCTGGCGTGGTTGCTGACCGTGGCGGTCCTGCCGTTCCCCACCGAGCTGACCGGTGCCTACGGCAACGAGCGGTTCACGGTGCTGTTCTACATCGGCACGGTCTTCGCCAACACGCTGTGCCTGACGGCGATCACCCTGCTGGTCCGCCGCAACTCCGACCTGATGTACGACACCTCCGAGATCAACCCGGAGTGGGTGTTCAACTCCGTCGGCGTGGCGATCGCCCTGATCGCGGCGTTCGCGCTGGCGGCGCTGGTGCCTGCGGTGGGGTACTTCTCGCTGTTCCTGCTGTTCGTGCCGCCCTGGGTCGCGCGTGCCCGGTTCCGGTCCCGCTGA
- a CDS encoding NUDIX domain-containing protein translates to MDLLPFDEYVRSLNRKRMSAGVLFYDREDRVLLVQPSYKPHWDIPGGAVDADEAPWTTAAREVREEISLDRAIGRPLVIDYLRDDGRFPEGLAFIFEGGLISEPEVADLKLTGPEILFAGLYSLSEATVMLKPSLLARLIVALEAVHSGALALCEDGKRADGSS, encoded by the coding sequence GTGGACTTGCTGCCGTTCGACGAGTACGTGCGCTCCCTGAACCGCAAGCGCATGTCGGCTGGCGTCCTCTTCTATGACCGCGAGGACCGAGTGCTGCTCGTCCAACCCTCGTACAAGCCGCACTGGGACATCCCTGGCGGGGCGGTCGACGCTGACGAGGCGCCTTGGACGACGGCCGCGCGAGAGGTCCGCGAGGAAATCAGTCTCGATCGGGCCATTGGTCGGCCACTGGTGATCGACTACTTGCGGGACGATGGACGGTTTCCGGAGGGGCTGGCGTTCATCTTCGAGGGCGGGCTGATCAGTGAGCCAGAGGTGGCTGACCTGAAGCTCACGGGCCCGGAGATCCTGTTCGCCGGGCTCTACTCGCTCAGTGAGGCCACGGTGATGCTGAAGCCGTCACTGCTGGCCAGGCTCATCGTTGCGCTGGAGGCCGTCCATTCGGGTGCTCTCGCGCTGTGCGAGGACGGCAAGCGAGCTGACGGCTCAAGCTGA
- a CDS encoding AIPR family protein, giving the protein MDTLTGKRVAKFCRDFGFEGTDADKFERYVAANYLFQYVRDDVESIERTVLGGGEDEGIDIAAVIVNNRIVFEPEEIDDLIAGQSANSSKVIFIQAKTSESYDSKLIAKFLHGVEAVTKYAIKANSVALPPRLVDVAILIDRIAENGDKFQDSRIPCELYYVTTSSNEGQSARSQLQVTEAIARIRELGVYSEGLRLRTHGHEELANKQKERHGPQNVQFNFEKRQTIPATERVSEAYIGLVSATEIMKLLKDNFGEVRAGIFDDNVRLDLGPHNTVNSRIMGTLQSAEREHFPFLNNGLTIIATGLRGNGDRFFISGYQIVNGGQTSHQLIRWSETDEVKNDPQLLDNLWIPVKIVSSNDRDVRTSVSIATNLQTAIGSTDIQASSQIAKNVEEYFAQSGADGLRYERQNRGAALAFARTRVVATPELNRAVAATLFGESSRAIGSPKDLEVEGSFVWGNYPVETYYYAAWMIYRIDRYFARTPESTTLKAAKYHIAMMASALVNPGLISIFETGDIDAAAKKLENPKKLNFRISDKLSEDIENAITSAVEVASAEFRDVLAEGRSLRKDDVRSRRSQEALLGRVKAVSQH; this is encoded by the coding sequence ATGGACACCCTTACAGGTAAGCGTGTTGCGAAATTCTGCCGTGACTTCGGCTTCGAAGGAACCGACGCTGACAAGTTCGAACGATACGTCGCTGCTAACTATCTATTTCAGTACGTGCGCGACGACGTTGAATCGATTGAAAGAACAGTTCTCGGCGGCGGCGAAGATGAAGGCATCGACATTGCCGCGGTAATTGTCAATAACCGGATTGTCTTCGAACCAGAGGAGATCGATGATCTAATTGCGGGACAGAGTGCAAACTCTTCAAAGGTAATCTTTATCCAGGCTAAGACAAGCGAGTCGTACGACTCAAAGCTCATTGCCAAGTTTCTTCACGGCGTCGAGGCAGTTACAAAGTATGCGATTAAGGCCAACTCTGTTGCACTTCCGCCACGGTTAGTCGACGTGGCGATCCTCATCGATCGCATAGCTGAGAATGGTGACAAATTCCAGGACAGTCGTATTCCGTGCGAGCTTTACTATGTTACTACTAGTTCCAACGAGGGACAGAGTGCACGGTCCCAGCTTCAAGTTACAGAAGCGATTGCACGCATACGCGAACTCGGAGTCTATTCGGAGGGTCTCAGACTTCGCACTCATGGCCATGAAGAGCTCGCCAACAAGCAAAAAGAACGTCACGGACCTCAGAACGTCCAATTCAACTTCGAGAAGCGGCAGACGATACCGGCAACGGAGAGAGTGAGTGAGGCTTACATCGGTCTTGTATCCGCCACCGAGATCATGAAGCTCCTGAAAGATAATTTCGGAGAGGTACGCGCCGGGATATTCGACGACAATGTTCGTCTCGACCTCGGCCCCCACAATACGGTGAACAGCCGGATTATGGGGACGTTGCAGTCGGCCGAACGCGAGCATTTCCCTTTCTTGAATAATGGATTGACAATCATTGCAACCGGCCTGCGCGGGAATGGCGACAGATTCTTTATTTCGGGATACCAAATTGTCAATGGCGGACAGACAAGCCATCAGCTCATCCGATGGTCAGAAACCGACGAGGTGAAAAATGACCCTCAACTGCTGGATAACCTCTGGATACCCGTTAAGATTGTGAGTTCGAACGACCGTGACGTTCGGACAAGTGTCTCTATCGCAACCAACCTGCAAACTGCGATTGGATCTACGGATATACAGGCTAGCTCGCAAATTGCGAAAAACGTTGAGGAGTACTTCGCGCAGTCCGGCGCAGACGGCTTGCGTTACGAGCGCCAGAACCGTGGAGCGGCACTTGCATTTGCTCGTACCCGCGTAGTCGCGACGCCCGAGTTGAACCGCGCTGTGGCAGCAACCCTTTTCGGCGAGTCTTCTCGTGCGATTGGATCGCCGAAAGATCTCGAAGTAGAAGGGTCCTTCGTGTGGGGAAATTATCCCGTCGAAACATATTACTACGCGGCCTGGATGATCTATCGCATTGATAGGTATTTCGCAAGGACGCCGGAATCCACCACGCTAAAGGCAGCCAAGTACCACATTGCCATGATGGCGTCGGCTCTCGTTAATCCCGGCCTCATCTCAATCTTTGAGACTGGCGATATCGACGCCGCAGCTAAAAAACTCGAAAACCCGAAGAAACTCAATTTCCGCATATCTGACAAGCTGTCCGAAGACATAGAAAATGCCATCACATCTGCCGTAGAAGTTGCGTCAGCGGAATTCCGAGATGTGCTCGCCGAGGGGCGGAGCCTGCGAAAAGATGACGTACGAAGCAGGCGAAGCCAGGAGGCGTTGCTGGGGAGAGTAAAGGCGGTTAGTCAACACTAG
- a CDS encoding response regulator: protein MIKLMFADDEELVRASLRGMMAGAPDIEVVGEANDGRAAVETARRLHPDVVLLDIKMRAPDDGIRALRAILDLPSPPAAAMLTTFDVDEYVSLALRLGANGFLLKDIEPAALLRAVRDLARGGAVLDPGVAARMVRAHREGQRAAQPARKLLASLSDREREVVGLVGQGLSNAEIGGKLHLSEATVKGYVSAVLSKIGAANRVQAALLAYRGGLLDP from the coding sequence TTGATCAAGCTCATGTTCGCCGACGACGAGGAGCTCGTGCGGGCCAGCCTGCGCGGCATGATGGCCGGCGCCCCGGACATCGAGGTGGTCGGTGAGGCGAACGACGGGCGGGCCGCCGTGGAGACCGCGCGGCGCCTGCACCCGGACGTCGTCCTCCTCGACATCAAGATGCGCGCGCCGGACGACGGCATCCGCGCGCTCCGCGCGATCCTCGACCTGCCCAGCCCGCCCGCCGCGGCCATGCTGACCACCTTCGACGTCGACGAGTACGTCAGCCTGGCCCTCCGGCTCGGCGCGAACGGCTTCCTGCTCAAGGATATCGAGCCCGCCGCGCTGCTCCGGGCCGTCCGGGATCTCGCGCGGGGCGGCGCCGTCCTCGACCCGGGTGTCGCGGCGCGCATGGTGCGCGCCCACCGCGAAGGGCAGCGCGCGGCCCAGCCGGCGCGCAAGTTGCTCGCCTCGCTGTCCGACCGTGAGCGGGAGGTCGTCGGGCTCGTCGGGCAGGGGCTGTCGAACGCCGAGATCGGCGGGAAGCTGCACCTGTCCGAAGCCACGGTCAAGGGGTACGTCTCCGCGGTCCTGTCCAAGATCGGCGCCGCCAACCGGGTGCAGGCCGCCCTGCTCGCCTACCGCGGGGGTCTGCTGGACCCGTGA
- a CDS encoding response regulator transcription factor: MRILVVDDDRAVRESLRRSLEFNGYQVELAGDGAQALERVIADRPDAMILDVMMPRLDGLEVARRLRSTGDDLPILVLTARDTVSDRVSGLDAGADDYLPKPFALEELLARLRALLRRASREAQTPPDAEKLTFADLMLDPGTREVRRGDRDISLTRTEFALLELFMSYPKHVLTRGRILEEVWGYDFPTSGNALEVYVGYLRRKTEAGGEPRLIHTVRGVGYVLRETPP, from the coding sequence ATGCGCATTCTCGTAGTCGACGACGACCGGGCGGTCCGGGAGTCCCTGCGGCGGTCGCTGGAGTTCAACGGCTACCAGGTGGAGCTCGCCGGCGACGGCGCACAGGCACTGGAGCGCGTCATCGCCGACCGGCCGGATGCCATGATCCTGGATGTCATGATGCCCCGGCTCGACGGGCTGGAGGTGGCCCGCCGGCTGCGCAGCACCGGCGACGACCTGCCGATCCTCGTGCTCACCGCCCGGGACACTGTCTCCGACCGCGTCTCCGGGCTCGACGCCGGTGCCGACGACTACCTGCCGAAGCCGTTCGCGCTGGAGGAGCTCCTCGCCCGTCTCCGCGCGCTGCTGCGCCGCGCGTCCCGCGAGGCGCAGACCCCGCCGGACGCGGAGAAGCTGACCTTCGCTGACCTGATGCTCGACCCGGGCACGCGCGAGGTCAGGCGCGGTGACCGCGACATCAGCCTCACCCGCACCGAGTTCGCGCTGCTCGAGCTGTTCATGTCCTATCCGAAGCACGTGCTCACGCGCGGCCGCATCCTCGAGGAGGTGTGGGGCTACGACTTCCCGACCTCGGGCAACGCGCTCGAGGTGTACGTCGGCTACCTGCGCCGCAAGACCGAGGCCGGCGGTGAGCCGCGGCTGATCCACACCGTCCGCGGCGTCGGGTACGTCCTGCGGGAAACGCCGCCGTGA
- a CDS encoding sensor histidine kinase: MTEPVPVIRVDEGGGSAPRRMSLRARVTLLAAACVAGVLALVSLGAYITVYNNLYQQVDDELVQQANSVINDPQVVQTGGLRIPTYITRLVDVRFDLIVADGSSAFESQPSVRPPIGTDERQVASGQRSSSIRTDQNTDSRVLAVPYRYQPGVALVLSQPLDATKQTLRELAVVLALIGGGGILVAALAGTAVARTGLRPVERLTSATEHIARTGDLRPIPISGDDELARLTHSFNTMLGAVADSQERQRQLVADAGHELRTPLTSLRTNLELLLSASRSGAPSLSAQDRADIETDIKAQLDELTQLIGDLVELARQDEPRTGFERVELVEVVERALDRARRRAGEIEFDVQLQPWVVVGDAGALERAVLNLLDNAVKFSPPESRVRVRMYPVGDGTAVIEVADSGPGIADEDLPRVFDRFYRSSEARTLPGSGLGLAIVKQAAERHGGTVHAGRAPEGGALMALRLPGTPG, encoded by the coding sequence ATGACCGAGCCGGTGCCCGTGATCCGTGTCGACGAGGGTGGAGGTTCAGCCCCGCGGCGGATGTCGCTACGGGCGCGGGTCACCCTTCTGGCCGCAGCGTGTGTCGCGGGCGTGCTGGCGCTGGTCTCATTGGGTGCCTACATCACCGTCTACAACAACCTGTACCAGCAAGTCGACGACGAGCTGGTCCAGCAGGCGAACAGCGTGATCAACGACCCGCAGGTCGTGCAGACCGGGGGTCTGCGCATCCCCACCTACATCACGCGCCTGGTCGACGTGCGTTTCGACCTGATCGTGGCCGACGGCTCGTCCGCGTTCGAGTCGCAGCCGTCGGTGCGGCCGCCGATCGGCACGGACGAGCGCCAGGTCGCGAGTGGTCAGCGGTCGTCGTCGATCCGGACCGACCAGAACACCGACTCGCGCGTGCTCGCCGTGCCCTACCGCTATCAGCCGGGCGTGGCGCTGGTGCTGTCGCAGCCGCTCGACGCGACCAAACAGACGCTGCGCGAACTGGCTGTCGTGCTCGCGCTGATCGGCGGTGGCGGGATCCTGGTCGCCGCGCTTGCCGGAACGGCCGTCGCCCGCACCGGGCTGCGGCCCGTCGAACGGCTGACGTCGGCCACCGAGCACATCGCCCGGACCGGTGATCTGCGGCCGATCCCGATCAGCGGGGACGACGAGCTGGCCCGGCTCACGCACAGCTTCAACACGATGCTCGGCGCCGTCGCCGACTCGCAGGAACGCCAGCGCCAGCTCGTCGCCGACGCCGGTCACGAGCTGCGCACCCCGTTGACCTCCTTGCGCACCAACCTGGAGCTGCTGCTGTCGGCCAGCCGTTCGGGCGCGCCGTCGCTGTCGGCGCAGGACCGCGCCGACATCGAGACCGACATCAAGGCCCAGCTGGACGAGCTGACGCAGCTCATCGGGGACCTGGTGGAGCTGGCCCGGCAGGACGAGCCGCGCACCGGGTTCGAGCGCGTCGAGCTGGTCGAGGTCGTCGAGCGCGCACTGGACCGGGCGCGCCGCCGCGCCGGGGAAATCGAGTTCGACGTCCAGCTCCAGCCGTGGGTCGTCGTCGGCGACGCCGGTGCGCTGGAGCGCGCGGTGCTGAACCTGCTGGACAACGCGGTCAAGTTCTCGCCGCCCGAGTCGCGGGTCCGGGTCCGGATGTACCCGGTGGGCGACGGGACCGCGGTCATCGAGGTCGCCGACTCCGGCCCGGGCATCGCGGACGAGGACCTGCCGCGGGTGTTCGACCGGTTCTACCGTTCGTCCGAGGCGCGCACGCTGCCCGGGTCCGGGCTCGGGCTGGCGATCGTCAAGCAGGCCGCCGAACGGCACGGCGGCACCGTGCACGCCGGCCGTGCCCCCGAGGGCGGCGCGCTGATGGCCCTGCGCCTGCCCGGCACCCCTGGCTGA
- a CDS encoding DeoR/GlpR family DNA-binding transcription regulator yields the protein MVLARQRQAMILEEARRAGAVRVSDLVNRLGVSDMTIRRDLDVLAARGLVEKVYGGATAVVGPSTEEPGFEAKSARQRAQKESIAATAAELVQPGTAIGLSAGTTTWTLARALDGIPGLTIVTNSIQTADVLRASPAPDRTVVLTGGIRTPSDALVGPVAVHSLRRLHLDQVFLGVHGMAEGPGFTTPNLNESETDRALVEAGRRLVVLADSSKWGVVGISTIAELDEAHVVVTDDGLPDAARDVLAEHVGDLRIAPVNEDTEEE from the coding sequence ATGGTGCTGGCGCGGCAGCGGCAGGCGATGATCCTCGAGGAAGCGCGGCGGGCCGGGGCGGTCCGCGTGAGCGATCTGGTGAACAGGCTCGGCGTGTCCGACATGACCATCCGCCGCGATCTGGATGTGCTCGCCGCCCGGGGCCTGGTGGAAAAGGTTTACGGCGGTGCCACCGCGGTGGTCGGCCCGAGCACCGAAGAACCCGGGTTCGAGGCCAAGTCCGCGCGGCAGCGGGCGCAGAAGGAGTCCATCGCGGCCACCGCGGCCGAGCTGGTCCAGCCCGGCACCGCGATCGGCCTGTCCGCCGGCACCACGACGTGGACGCTGGCACGCGCGCTCGACGGGATCCCGGGTCTGACGATCGTGACCAACTCGATCCAGACCGCCGACGTGCTGCGCGCGTCGCCGGCGCCGGATCGCACCGTCGTCCTCACCGGCGGGATCCGCACGCCGTCCGACGCGCTGGTCGGGCCGGTCGCCGTGCACAGCCTGCGCCGCCTGCACCTGGACCAGGTGTTCCTCGGCGTGCACGGCATGGCCGAGGGACCCGGCTTCACCACGCCGAACCTGAACGAGAGCGAGACCGACCGCGCGCTGGTGGAAGCCGGCCGGCGACTCGTCGTGCTCGCCGACAGCTCCAAATGGGGAGTCGTCGGCATTTCCACCATCGCCGAACTGGACGAAGCCCACGTCGTGGTGACCGACGACGGGCTTCCGGATGCGGCACGTGACGTCTTGGCCGAGCACGTGGGCGACCTGCGGATCGCCCCCGTCAACGAGGACACGGAGGAAGAGTGA